In the genome of Vicia villosa cultivar HV-30 ecotype Madison, WI linkage group LG7, Vvil1.0, whole genome shotgun sequence, one region contains:
- the LOC131620644 gene encoding DEAD-box ATP-dependent RNA helicase 36 — protein MEKSQHEVDENFPLFKPSLKPSTNSSPAATIIPQNNIITHENPNSITENTATFSELGLSEWAVKTCKELRMLAPRRVQQYCIPKILEGRHVIGIDETGSGKTAAFALPILQRLAEHPFGVFALVVTPTRELAFQLAEQFRALGSSLRLRIALIVGGMDMLRQTKELVARPHLVIATPGRINVLLKDNPEIAPVFSRTKFLVLDEADRVLDVGFQDELKFIFQSLPESRQNLFFSATTTSNLQKLRERYQDKLYAFEAYEGFKTVEKLTQQAVFIPKKVKDVYLLHILSKMKDTGVRSAIVFVSTCRDCHRLNLMLEVLDQEAAALYSFRSQAQRLEALHDFKSGKVPILLATDVAGRGLDIPTVDLVINYDVPRIPRDYIHRVGRTARAGRGGLALSLVTQNDVDLVRQIEALTKRQLDMIEYKENEVLSLMKKVFSAKNVANMKMIDDGFEDKAKERKKQKLKMLEEKGLLKQRSKRKRNKEFSKKGNKHEKVEVDASADIASLKKRSKKKL, from the exons ATGGAGAAATCACAACACGAAGTAGACGAAAACTTCCCACTCTTCAAACCATCTCTCAAACCCTCAACAAACTCTTCACCCGCCGCCACAATTATccctcaaaacaacatcattaccCATGAAAACCCTAACTCCATCACCGAAAACACCGCCACTTTCTCCGAGCTCGGACTCTCGGAATGGGCGGTGAAAACCTGCAAGGAACTCAGAATGTTGGCACCACGTCGCGTGCAGCAGTACTGCATCCCGAAGATTCTAGAAGGCCGTCATGTAATCGGAATCGACGAGACTGGTAGCGGTAAAACGGCGGCGTTTGCGCTTCCTATACTCCAGCGTCTGGCGGAGCATCCGTTTGGTGTGTTTGCTCTCGTGGTGACGCCCACTCGTGAGCTTGCGTTTCAGCTGGCGGAGCAGTTTCGGGCCCTTGGTTCCTCGCTGCGACTCCGGATTGCGTTGATTGTTGGTGGTATGGATATGCTTAGACAGACTAAGGAGTTGGTTGCTAGGCCTCACCTTGTTATTGCTACTCCTGGAAGGATCAATGTTTTGCTCAAGGATAATCCGGAAATTGCGCCTGTTTTCTCCAGGACTAAG TTTCTTGTCTTGGATGAAGCAGACCGGGTTCTGGATGTTGGGTTTCAGGACGAATTGAAATTTATCTTCCAGAGCTTACCAGAAAGTCGGCAAAACCTATTCTTTTCTGCAACCACAACTAGTAATTTGCAGAAGTTGCGCGAGCGTTATCAAGATAAGCTGTATGCCTTCGAGGCTTATGAAGGGTTTAAGACAGTTGAAAAACTTACTCAACAAGCTGTATTCATCCCTAAAAAGGTGAAGGATGTATATTTGTTGCATATCTTGTCTAAAATGAAAGATACGGGAGTTCGGTCTGCCATTGTCTTTGTCTCCACTTGCAG AGATTGTCATCGTTTAAATTTAATGCTGGAAGTGCTCGATCAAGAAGCTGCAGCTCTGTATTCATTCAGATCACAGGCTCAGAGGCTTGAAGCACTTCATGACTTTAAATCAGGAAAGGTTCCTATATTACTAGCAACTGATGTTGCTGGCCGTGGTTTGGATATTCCTACAGTTGACCTTGTTATTAATTATGATGTTCCAAG GATTCCGCGAGATTATATACATCGTGTTGGTCGTACTGCAAGAGCAGGTAGAGGGGGACTTGCTTTGAGCCTTGTCACCCAG AATGATGTTGATCTCGTTCGTCAAATAGAGGCCCTTACCAAAAGGCAACTTGATATGATTGAATACAAAGAAAATGAGGTGCTTTCTCTCATGAAAAAG GTTTTCAGTGCTAAAAATGTTGCGAACATGAAGATGATTGATGATGGGTTTGAAGATAAAGCGAAAGAGCGGAAAAAACAGAAACTGAAAATGCTAGAAGAAAAAGGATTATTAAAGCAAAGAAGTAAGAGAAAGAGAAATAAAGAATTTTCCAAGAAAGGAAATAAACATGAAAAAGTGGAAGTGGATGCATCAGCAGATATAGCATCACTAAAGAAAAGGAGTAAGaagaaattgtaa
- the LOC131620645 gene encoding thylakoid lumenal 29 kDa protein, chloroplastic, with translation MGVSFLSISTLPSLHPLLGSHYPTTTTTRHQPRSVSICCAKIKTDVSDDEQQFHWKRRDILKCIGVTIGLESITNSGLLVGTANAADLIERRQRSDFQSEIKGTLYNAIKGNPDIVPSILTLAINDSLTYDKATKTGGPNGSIRFSSEISRPENKGLSAALNFIEEAKKEIDSYSKGGPISYADLIQYAAQSATKATFLASAIRKCGGNVEKGNLLYTAYGSNGQWGLFDRQFGRADTQEPDPEGRIPIWEKASVQEMKDKFSAVGLGPRQLAVLSAFIGPDQDATEALLASDPDVAPWVQKYQRSRETVSRTDYEVDLITTFTKLSTLGQNINYEAYTYPRKKIDITKLKL, from the exons ATGGGTGTCTCTTTCCTCTCAATCTCAACTCTTCCTTCTCTCCATCCACTACTTGGTTCTCATTATCCAACAACAACTACAACCAGACACCAACCTCGTTCA GTGTCCATTTGTTGTGCTAAAATCAAAACAGATGTTAGTGATGATGAACAACAGTTCCATTGGAAACGAAGAGACATTCTTAAATGCATTGGGGTCACTATTGGCTTG GAATCGATAACAAACTCTGGATTGCTTGTTGGAACGGCTAATGCCGCTGACCTAATTGAACGCAGACAGCGTTCTGATTTTCAAT CTGAAATTAAAGGAACTCTTTATAATGCCATTAAG GGAAATCCCGATATTGTTCCATCCATACTAACACTGGCGATAAATGATTCTTTGACTTATGATAAG GCAACGAAAACCGGTGGCCCAAATGGCTCAATACGGTTCAG CTCAGAAATAAGTAGACCTGAAAATAAGGGGCTTTCTGCAGCCTTGAATTTCATAGAGGAAGCGAAAAAAGAAATAGATTCATATTCGAAAGGTGGACCGATTTCCTATGCAGATCTAATCCAGTATGCAG CACAAAGTGCAACAAAGGCTACATTTTTAGCTTCTGCAATCCGCAAATGCGGTGGAAATGTGGAGAAAGGGAATTTACTCTACACAGCATATGGATCAAATGGACAG TGGGGTTTATTCGACCGGCAATTCGGTCGGGCTGATACTCAAGAGCCGGATCCAGAGGGGAGAATTCCAATTTGGGAGAAAGCAAGTGTTCAGGAAATGAAAGATAAGTTTTCTGCCGTAGGCCTTGGTCCTCGCCAG CTTGCTGTTTTGTCTGCCTTCATAGGTCCTGATCAGGATGCAACAGAAGCCTTATTAGCATCTGATCCGGACGTTGCTCCATGGGTACAAAAATACCAACGGAGCCGCGAAACTGTCTCGCGAACAGATTATGAG GTTGATCTGATAACAACTTTCACGAAATTGAGTACTTTGGGCCAAAATATTAACTATGAAGCGTATACATATCCTCGTAAGAAGATCGACATTACTAAACTCAAGTTGTAA
- the LOC131620646 gene encoding O-fucosyltransferase 7 yields the protein MLRRRLISLVFLRKLLTAAICLIAVVALFSVHFHIVPSSKDHKFNDKITTTRDLQSWTRELAPPHLSKAALQTPKLNGSRRDSDYEKLWKPPSNRGFLPCANPTPNYTSPVESRGYLLVHTNGGLNQMRSGICDMVAVARILNATLVIPELDKRSFWQDTSNFSDIFDEDHFINSLANDVKIIKKLPNELVNETRKVKQFISWSGMDYYENEIAKLWDDYQVIRASKSDSRLANNNLPPDIQKLRCRACYEALRFSPRIEQIGKLLVEKMRSLGPYIALHLRYEKDMLAFSGCTHDLSLDEAEELRIIRENTSYWKVKDIDPIEQRAKGFCPLTPKEVGIFLTALGYPSKTPIYIAAGEIYGGESHMAELRFRYPLLMSKEKLASFEELEPFFNHASQMAALDYIVSIESDVFIPSYSGNMARAVEGHRRFLGRGRSISPDRKALVRLFDKLDQGTMTEGKKLSYRIIDLHRRRLGFPRKRKGPISGTKGMDRFRSEETFYANPLPDCLCRTEPSPQNISHIVK from the exons ATGCTGAGAAGGAGGTTGATTTCGTTGGTATTCTTGAGGAAACTGTTAACTGCAGCTATATGTTTGATAGCTGTTGTGGCTTTATTCTCTGTTCATTTTCATATTGTTCCTTCCTCTAAGGATCATAAGTTCAATGACAAGATAACCACG ACTCGGGACTTACAAAGCTGGACACGGGAGCTAGCTCCACCCCATTTATCCAAAGCAGCACTTCAAACTCCCAAG TTGAATGGTTCCAGACGGGATTCAGATTACGAGAAGCTGTGGAAGCCTCCATCGAATCGAGGGTTTCTTCCCTGTGCAAATCCTACTCCTAATTACACTT CTCCCGTTGAGTCACGAGGATATCTTTTAGTTCATACAAATGGTGGGCTCAACCAAATGCGTTCCGGG ATATGTGATATGGTAGCTGTAGCTCGTATCCTAAATGCTACTCTTGTAATTCCAGAACTCGATAAAAGATCCTTTTGGCAAGATACAAG CAACTTCTCTGATATTTTTGATGAAGATCATTTTATTAATTCTCTAGCTAACGATGTCAAAATAATTAAGAAGCTTCCCAATGAACTGGTTAATGAAACCAGAAAGGTTAAGCAATTCATAAGCTGGTCTGGCATGGATTACTATGAGAATGAGATTGCGAAGTTGTGGGATGATTACCAA GTTATTCGTGCTTCCAAATCGGATTCACGGCTAGCAAACAACAATCTACCTCCAGACATTCAGAAGCTTCGCTGCCGAGCCTGTTACGAAGCTCTTCGTTTCTCTCCTCGCATTGAACAAATAGGAAAA TTGTTAGTCGAGAAAATGAGGTCATTGGGTCCTTATATTGCATTGCATTTACGCTACGAGAAGGATATGCTTGCATTTAGTGGGTGCACACATGATTTATCTCTAGACGAAGCTGAAGAGCTACGGATTATCAG GGAGAACACTTCGTATTGGAAAGTAAAGGATATTGACCCCATTGAACAGAGAGCCAAAGGGTTTTGCCCCTTAACTCCAAAGGAAGTTGGAATTTTTCTTACAGCTCTTGGATATCCATCGAAGACTCCGATATACATTGCTGCTGGAGAGATATATGGGGGTGAGTCTCATATGGCTGAACTGCGATTCCGTTATCCATTGTTAATGAGCAAG gaaaagttggcatcttttgaggAGCTTGAACCCTTTTTTAATCATGCATCTCAAATGGCGGCTCTTGACTATATTGTATCTATTGAAAGTGATGTATTTATACCTTCTTATTCTGGAAACATGGCAAGGGCTGTTGAAGGTCATCGCCGATTCCTTGGGCGTGGAAGATCAATATCTCCAGATAG GAAAGCCCTTGTTCGACTCTTCGATAAACTGGACCAAGGAACAATGACCGAGGGGAAAAAGCTGTCGTATAGGATTATTGATCTCCACAGAAGACG GCTTGGTTTCCCGAGAAAGAGAAAAGGGCCAATATCGGGAACAAAGGGAATGGACAGGTTTCGCTCGGAAGAAACCTTTTATGCTAATCCTTTACCTGATTGCTTATGTCGGACAGAACCATCACCCCAAAACATCTCTCACATTGTCAAGTAA